One Antiquaquibacter oligotrophicus genomic region harbors:
- a CDS encoding endonuclease domain-containing protein — MQSVRQAIASRGGLAATFELTHDGFGRGAVRAALEGGHIFRVRQGWYAIPGLTPDEVRAARVGGRLTCHSGLRTMGCWDVGDPDLHVVVDPRSARLRRPDDKWARLSGHSDDVRVHWRVADSPGRLTLPALECFRDAATCLTREQLPVVADSFLHLHPSARTGWQHAAALLGPRASVLRLADGVCESGTETIFFDRFRDLAPRRQVVIPGVGRVDFLLGERLITEVDGSAHHSGPEQFEADRRRDALLSARGFRVLRFSYRQVTSRWFEVEASVRAAIARGDRY, encoded by the coding sequence GTGCAATCAGTACGGCAGGCAATCGCGTCCCGGGGAGGACTGGCGGCGACGTTCGAACTCACACACGACGGCTTCGGTCGGGGCGCCGTGCGAGCCGCCCTTGAGGGAGGGCACATCTTTCGCGTTCGACAGGGCTGGTACGCCATCCCCGGACTAACGCCGGACGAGGTGCGAGCCGCTCGGGTCGGGGGACGACTCACCTGCCATTCGGGGCTGCGGACGATGGGATGTTGGGATGTCGGGGATCCCGACCTGCACGTCGTCGTTGACCCACGCTCCGCGCGACTTCGACGCCCCGATGACAAGTGGGCCCGGCTGTCTGGCCACAGCGACGACGTGCGCGTGCACTGGCGAGTCGCCGACTCGCCAGGTCGCCTCACCCTTCCGGCGTTGGAGTGCTTCCGGGATGCAGCGACGTGCTTGACGCGAGAACAACTTCCTGTTGTCGCCGATTCCTTCCTGCACCTCCACCCCAGCGCGCGGACGGGATGGCAGCACGCAGCGGCGTTGCTCGGGCCCCGAGCATCCGTGCTCCGATTGGCCGACGGTGTCTGTGAATCCGGCACCGAAACGATCTTCTTCGACCGGTTCCGCGACCTCGCTCCCCGCCGACAGGTGGTCATCCCGGGCGTGGGGCGGGTGGACTTCCTGCTCGGAGAACGTTTGATCACGGAGGTCGATGGCTCGGCGCATCACTCCGGCCCCGAGCAGTTCGAGGCAGACCGGCGTCGCGACGCTCTCTTGAGCGCGAGAGGTTTTCGCGTGTTGCGGTTCTCTTACCGACAGGTCACGAGCCGCTGGTTCGAGGTGGAGGCGTCGGTGCGGGCCGCGATTGCCCGCGGCGATCGCTACTAG